Genomic window (Anaerolineae bacterium):
TGAAATCCTGGGTATATTCACATCCTGAATATTCTGGTTTTGCCTAATGCGTGGGGCGAGGTCGAGCTGTGGAGGAAAGACTGCCGCTGGAATATGCCGCGTTGGGCCTGCTGATGCGGGGGCCGCAGCACGGCTATCAGCTTCACCAGGATTTCGTGCGCTACTTCGGCCCCATCTGGCACTGCGGCCGCAGTCAGTTTTACGCCGCGCTCAAGGCGCTGGAGGTCGCCGGCCTGGCCACCTCTTCCCTGGAACCCCAGGAGGGCCGGCCTCCCCGCCATGTCCTGCATATCACGCCGGCCGGCAGGCAGGCCTTTCTGGAATGGCTCCACGCACCGGTGCTCTCCGTCCGGCAAATGCGGGTGGAATTCCTGAGCAAACTGCGCCTCT
Coding sequences:
- a CDS encoding PadR family transcriptional regulator; protein product: MEERLPLEYAALGLLMRGPQHGYQLHQDFVRYFGPIWHCGRSQFYAALKALEVAGLATSSLEPQEGRPPRHVLHITPAGRQAFLEWLHAPVLSVRQMRVEFLSKLRL